TACTGCGTCCGTGGTACGCGCCCATGCCGCTCTCGCCGACGCCGCCGAACGGCAGGCGGGAGTCGCCGATGTGCATCACGGTGCCGTTGACGCAGGCACCCCCCGAGCTCGTCTCTTCGAGGACCTTGTTCTCGGTCGCCTCGTCGGAGGTGAAGATGTAGAGCGCGAGCGGCTTCTCTCGCTCGCGAACGAACGAGATCGCCTCGTCGATGTTTTGCACGCTGAGGACGGGCAGGATCGGGCCGAAGATCTCCTGCTTCATGATCTCCGCGTCGGGCGAGACGTTCTTCAGTACAGTCGGCTCGATGTAGCAATCGTCGACGTCGGTCTTGCCGCCGAAGGCGATCTCCTGGCCTTCGAGGAGCTTTGTGAGTCGACCGTGATGGCGCTCGTTCACGACGCGCGCATAGTCGTTCGTCTTCTGCGGGTCGTCGCCGTAGAATTTCTTCACGGTCTTCTCGAGCGTCGCGATCAATTCGTCGCGCACGCTCTCTTCGACGAGCACGTAGTCGGGCGCGATGCAGGTCTGGCCGGAGTTGATGAACTTGCCCCACGCGATGCGGCGCGCGGTGATCTCGAGGTCGGCCGTGCGGTCGACGATGCAGGGGCTCTTCCCACCGAGCTCGAGCGTTACGGGGGTCAGGGTCTTCGCGGCCTTTTCCATCACGATGCGGCCGACCTGTCCGTTGCCGGTGTACATGATGTGGTCGAAGCGCTGGTCGAGCAGGGCGGTCGTTTCTTCGACGCCCCCTTCGACGACGGCGACCGCGTCGGGGTCGAGGTACTTCGGAAGCATCTCGGCGAGCACCGCCGAGGTGTGCGCTGTGACTTCCGACGGCTTCAAGACCGTGGTGTTGCCGGCGGCGATCGCCCCGACCAGCGGCGAGAGCAGCAGCCCGACGGGGTAGTTCCAGGGAGCGATGATGAGCACCACGCCGAGCGGGTCACGCATGAGAACGGAGCGGCCGAGGAACGGCACGCGGCCGACGGCTTCGGGCTTGGTCCACTTCGCGAGGTTCTTGAGCGCCAGCTTCGCCTCGTTCGAGGCCTGCGCGATGTCGGCAGCGTAGGCCTCCATCGCCGGCTTCCCGAGGTCGGCGTGCAGGGCTTCGGCGAGGCGCTCGGCTTGTTCCTTGCCGAACCGAAGGACGCCCTTCAGCTGCCCCCGTCGCCAAGCGAGCGGGCGGGTTTTGCCGGAATCGAACGTCGCACGCATCCGCTCGACAATCGGTGGGATGTCGTCGACCGGGGAGTGGGGGGCGGGAATGGCCTTCAGCTGAGTGGCAGTCATGTTTCCTCCTCGCCACGCAGGGTGGCCTTACGACCGTTGTATAGCGGACGGAGCGAAGCGGGTCAGCCCCAGGTGCGGCCTCGTCGGGAGCGGGCGGCGAGCTCCAAACGAATGGATTTTTCGATGAATTTCAGGAATCCCAGGGGGTGCCGGGAGATCTTCCGAGCCGCCAGGCGGACGACGTAACGGGTGCCGTCGTAGGTGCCTGCGCGTTGGCCGTGCCCGTGGTGCAGCGCGATGTTGGGAATGTCGATCACGTCGAGTGAGACGTCCAGCGCGAACGTCTCGGTCTTCGGGAGGAGGCACACGTCGTCGGTGCAGGCTTGGTACCGAACCTCGCCGAGCTGCGGCCAACACGGTGGTCACCAAACGGCGGAGCGATACAAGAGTACGACACTCTTCGCTCCGGATCGATCCTCGTGAAATCGGATGCGGCGCCCGACGCATCGGGGATTTCGATATCGGGTAATGTCTCGCCCACCTCGGGGCCGGTCGAATGGGCGGAGGGAAGACCGACACGCCCGGGGTGGCCCAGGGGGGCGGGGGCATCAAATCCCAACTCGTCGCGCTCGATCGTCACGCGGAACCGGTTGGCATGTATAGTTTCGTATTGTCGAGGGAGCCTTGACGAGCGAGGTCTTCCCGGCGAACGTGGTGGGTATGCGAACCGCACTCGTCACAGGAGCGAATTCCGGAATTGGGCGCGCCACGGCTCTGGCGCTCGCGCAAGAGGGCTATCGCGTCTTCGCGGCCATGCGCAGCGTGGAGAAAGCGGAGAAGCTCCTAGGCCTCGCCGCCAAAGCGGGCGTCGCCGTCGAGCCCGTCGCCCTCGACGTGACCGACGCCGATTCCGTACGAAGTGCCTTCGAGAAGGTACATGCGGAGTGCGACGCCCTCGACGTCCTCGTGAACAACGCGGGTCTCGGCTGCAACGCGACCACCGAAGATCTCGATATCGACCACGCGAAGGTCGTTTTCGACACGAACTACTGGGGCATCATTCGGTGCATCCAAGCGGCGCTGCCGAAGATGCGTGAGCGTGGCTCTGGAAACATCGTAAACGTGAGCTCGGTCGCAGGCAGAATCGCCGCCCTCGGGCAGGTCGTCTATTCCTCCTCCAAGTGGGCCGTCGAGTGCCTCAGCGAAAACCTAGCCCAGGAGATCGCCCCCTTCGGCCTCCGCGTCATCGTGATCGAACCGGGCGTCACCCGCACCGCCAT
The Candidatus Binatia bacterium genome window above contains:
- a CDS encoding aldehyde dehydrogenase family protein; translated protein: MTATQLKAIPAPHSPVDDIPPIVERMRATFDSGKTRPLAWRRGQLKGVLRFGKEQAERLAEALHADLGKPAMEAYAADIAQASNEAKLALKNLAKWTKPEAVGRVPFLGRSVLMRDPLGVVLIIAPWNYPVGLLLSPLVGAIAAGNTTVLKPSEVTAHTSAVLAEMLPKYLDPDAVAVVEGGVEETTALLDQRFDHIMYTGNGQVGRIVMEKAAKTLTPVTLELGGKSPCIVDRTADLEITARRIAWGKFINSGQTCIAPDYVLVEESVRDELIATLEKTVKKFYGDDPQKTNDYARVVNERHHGRLTKLLEGQEIAFGGKTDVDDCYIEPTVLKNVSPDAEIMKQEIFGPILPVLSVQNIDEAISFVREREKPLALYIFTSDEATENKVLEETSSGGACVNGTVMHIGDSRLPFGGVGESGMGAYHGRSSFETFTHRKAVLKRGFRFDMKMMYPPYTKFLTNMVKKSV
- a CDS encoding SDR family oxidoreductase, with product MTSEVFPANVVGMRTALVTGANSGIGRATALALAQEGYRVFAAMRSVEKAEKLLGLAAKAGVAVEPVALDVTDADSVRSAFEKVHAECDALDVLVNNAGLGCNATTEDLDIDHAKVVFDTNYWGIIRCIQAALPKMRERGSGNIVNVSSVAGRIAALGQVVYSSSKWAVECLSENLAQEIAPFGLRVIVIEPGVTRTAIFPKNGTYPTPTVYEAAYRRMLQFYAKGIEASTPAEEVAATIAAALADPDPKLRYTCSWGSAEIAAGRTAMSDEDWVDLGRAQGDAEYYEGFARHFGLKLD